A genomic window from Silene latifolia isolate original U9 population chromosome Y, ASM4854445v1, whole genome shotgun sequence includes:
- the LOC141628527 gene encoding uncharacterized protein LOC141628527 — protein sequence MRKPELSGRMVKWSVHLSGYDLKFEPRTAIKSQALADFVSDFSPTLQEYADSEILTLSEAKGEQVWELHVDRASNMKGAGVGLVLKSSQGGQIIQAVWCEFKATNNEAEYEALILGLQLALEMQINHIKVYSDSQLIVNHVNNMYTARDPKMVAYLEVAKELKLRFASFHIQQIPRDQNVEADALATTEATFTPEGRWVLYHSYMS from the coding sequence ATGAGGAAACCCGAACTGTCAGGGAGAATGGTTAAGTGGTCTGTCCACCTAAGTGGGTACGACCTGAAATTTGAACCTCGAACAGCCATAAAGTCCCAAGCCCTAGctgactttgtgtcagactttaGTCCCACCCTTCAAGAATATGCCGACAGTGAAATCTTGACCCTAAGTGAGGCTAAAGGGGAGCAGGTATGGGAATTACATGTTGATAGGGCATCCAACATGAAGGGAGCAGGGGTAGGGCTGGTCCTGAAATCATCTCAGGGGGGACAGATAATACAGGCAGTATGGTGCGAGTTCAAAGCAACGAATAACGAGGCTGAATACGAGGCCCTAATCTTAGGACTTCAATTAGCCTTagaaatgcaaatcaaccatatcaAGGTGTATAGTGACTCCCAACTAATTGTCAACCACGTGAATAACATGTACACGGCCAGGGATCCTAAAATGGTAGCCTACCTGGAAGTGGCAAAGGAGCTCAAACTTCGCTTTGCCTCCTTCCACATCCAGCAGATACCAAGGGACCAAAATGTTGAAGCAGATGCTCTTGCCACCACAGAAGCGACCTTCACTCCCGAGGGGCGATGGGTTCTATACCATTCATACATGTCATGA